In Halichondria panicea chromosome 13, odHalPani1.1, whole genome shotgun sequence, one genomic interval encodes:
- the LOC135347062 gene encoding cysteine-rich with EGF-like domain protein 2-A isoform X2: MNTLDRSLVLIVLLLASYSLAVKPSCKVCKDFVQAFNKRMDDTAKSNFADGDTNWEEEKLASYANSEVRLIEMLDEHSNYDCHRLLENYEEDIERWWFKLRHKEEGYDDLKQWLCSTNLDG, encoded by the exons ATGAATACACTCGACAGATCATTGGTACTCATTGTCCTCCTCCTGGCAAGCTACTCTCTGGCTGTCAAACCATCATGTAAAGTATGCAAAGATTTTGTCCAAGCCTTCAACAAA aggATGGACGACACAGCCAAGTCAAACTTTGCTGATGGGGACACGAATTGGGAGGAGGAGAAACTCGCCTCCTACGCTAACAG TGAGGTTCGATTGATCGAGATGCTGGACGAACATTCAAATTATGAT TGCCATCGACTGCTGGAGAATTATGAGGAGGACATTGAGAGATGGTGGTTCAAGCT GAGACATAAGGAGGAGGGCTATGATGATCTAAAGCAGTGGTTGTGCTCAACTAACCTCGATG
- the LOC135347064 gene encoding uncharacterized protein LOC135347064, whose amino-acid sequence MTCPMGGYPTLRHNEIRDMTAQLLTEVCSNVATEPHLQPLTGESFRLASTNINDGARLDIRARSFWTAGQDTFFDVRVFHPNAPSNRSRRLSAVYKRHEDEKKTTYGQRILEIEHGVFTPLVMSTSGGMGREAQTFYKRLADKLAQKKEMQYSILMGWLRCKISFAILRSAVMCIRGSRSSKNHPIKDNMDINLACSEGNVPQASSGEE is encoded by the coding sequence ATGACCTGCCCCATGGGAGGATACCCCACTTTACGCCACAATGAAATCAGAGACATGACGGCACAATTGCTCACTGAAGTTTGCTCAAACGTGGCCACAGAACCTCACCTTCAACCACTCACAGGTGAATCCTTCCGCTTAGCCTCAACAAACATAAATGACGGTGCAAGACTCGATATACGCGCAAGAAGCTTCTGGACCGCAGGACAGGACACTTTTTTCGACGTAAGAGTGTTCCACCCAAACGCTCCAAGCAACAGATCGAGAAGGCTCTCTGCAGTCTATAAAAGGCATGAAGACGAGAAAAAAACAACTTATGGCCAAAGAATTCTTGAAATAGAACATGGTGTGTTCACCCCACTGGTGATGTCAACCTCCGGAGGCATGGGTAGAGAAGCACAGACTTTTTACAAAAGACTTGCAGATAAGCTAGCTCAAAAAAAAGAAATGCAATACAGCATACTAATGGGCTGGCTAAGATGCAAAATCTCCTTTGCTATCCTGAGAAGTGCAGTAATGTGTATTAGGGGAAGTCGATCCTCAAAGAACCACCCAATCAAAGACAACATGGACATTAACCTAGCCTGCTCTGAGGGCAATGTTCCCCAGGCCAGCAGCGGCGAAGAATAA